One window of Podarcis raffonei isolate rPodRaf1 chromosome 15, rPodRaf1.pri, whole genome shotgun sequence genomic DNA carries:
- the LOC128403148 gene encoding serine/arginine repetitive matrix protein 1-like, protein MDLRLRKRPRNSAKSAERPGEGVRAPITPAPVAQFHDAPRSHRQRGPDRSLAQEIRSPTNSLAGNVQIGRSFCCSGGTARERDSPCSPASAWPEFLYRESGAARGDGASQQERRAGESLPERAAPARPRSPGPPPRLAGVVAASASGAPPAERRRRPPPPPHLLPRQPASQPRALAGEPRPSPSRNRLDLPSAGRADNSAQGPPSSGSPAQREAPLKNPAAGRQVSWRPERGSLPNTATSNCVLPAPRASQRQLPGRSSRLCLRRSSSPRRGASQKLDDDASRKQPASATAGTRSRPKRYRRGFPNLLLHRSRLKSTKRGGHSFPAPQAYHLQSAHKFVSRHRTPHSLQKSGLHLLDPSSLLSRPVLSQLCGSASLASKRQPRKPSASRASPHPFLSPPPRTPCQSLFPPPHIPLGLGGSPLRLRTQFLRLRQLREISGRLPLPKHPTAAPPSLAPAEEPRKTPARPSPNTSSRSPFHLCPPRRDRPYQARFVPPRKSFSLRPLPPPARPRRLLGCPARQRLRAQPKSLAREKEEGGKEKPGGVSPTALHGKPPRAPFPSPARKPGSWPVPAAQPAASTAAGAAAAAAAASAEPALPAPASLRRAATRLPE, encoded by the exons ATGGATCTTCGTTTGAGAAAACGGCCTCGAAACTCTGCCAAGTCGGCGGAGCGCCCCGGCGAAGGCGTCCGCGCCCCCATCACCCCCGCCCCGGTTGCCCAGTTCCACGATGCTCCTCGTTCCCACCGGCAGCGCGGACCGGATCGCAGCCTCGCGCAAGAGATCCGCTCGCCAACGAACTCCCTAGCCGGCAACGTACAGATAGGAAGATCTTTTTGTTGCTCAGGCGGAACAGCCCGGGAGCGCGATTCTCCCTGCTCTCCGGCGAGCGCCTGGCCGGAGTTTCTCTACCGGGAGTCGGGCGCCGCCCGAGGAG ACGGAGCAAGCCAGCAGGAAAGGAGAGCCGGAGAAAGTCTGCCTGAACGAGCGGCACCAGCTCGGCCTCGGTCACCGGGGCCCCCGCCCAGGTTGGCGGGGGTGGTCGCCGCCTCTGCCTcgggcgcccctccagcagagcgccgccGCCGTCCCCCGCCTCCTCCCCACCTGCTCcctcgccagccagccagccagccgcgcGCCCTAGCCGGAGAGCCCCGGCCGTCCCCGTCGCGCAATCGGCTGGATCTCCCTTCAGCAGGCCGTGCTGACAACTCGGCCCAGGGACCCCCCAGCAGCGGATCTCCGGCCCAGCGCGAGGCCCCGTTGAAGAATCCG GCCGCCGGCCGCCAAGTCTCGTGGCGCCCTGAGCGAGGGTCTCTCCCCAACACCGCCACCTCGAACTGCGTTCTCCCGGCTCCCCGAGCGAGCCAGCGGCAGCTTCCCGGGCGCTCTTCCCGACTCTGCCTCCGAAGAAGCAGCAGCCCCCGCCGAGGTGCATCCCAAAAGTTGGACGACGACGCGTCTCGGAAGCAGCCCGCCTCCGCCACTGCCGGCACTCGGAGCCGTCCAAAGCGCTACCGGCGAGGCTTCCCTAACCTTCTCCTGCACCGCTCGCGGCTCAAAAGTACGAAAAGGGGGGGTCATTCTTTCCCCGCGCCCCAAGCCTATCACCTTCAAAGCGCCCACAAATTCGTCTCCCGCCACCGCACCCCGCACAGCCTCCAGAAGTCGGGTCTCCATCTCCTCGACCCCTCTTCTCTCCTTTCCCGACCCGTCCTCTCTCAACTTTGCGGTTCCGCCAGCCTCGCCTCCAAAAGGCAGCCCCGCAAACCTTCCGCATCTCGCGCCTCTCCTCACCCCTTCCTATCTCCGCCCCCTAGAACCCCATGCcagtctctcttcccccctccccacattccacTCGGCCTTGGAGGGTCCCCTTTGCGCCTCCGAACCCAGTTCTTGCGCCTTCGACAGCTTCGGGAGATCTCTGGGCGCCTGCCTCTCCCCAAACACCCCACCGCCGCTCCACCGAGCCTCGCACCTGCAGAGGAACCCAGAAAGACGCCCGCCCGCCCGTCTCCAAACACATCCTCACGGAGTCCTTTCCATCTCTGCCCTCCTCGACGGGACCGTCCCTACCAAGCCCGCTTTGTCCCCCCACGAAAGTCGTTCTCCCTCCGTCCGTTACCaccccccgcccgcccccgccGGCTGCTCGGTTGTCCTGCCCGTCAAAGGCTCAGAGCTCAGCCAAAGTCCCTGGCtcgggagaaggaggagggaggaaaagagaaacCGGGGGGCGTCTCCCCGACGGCGCTGCACGGAAAGCCCCCGCgtgccccctttccctcccctgctCGCAAGCCTGGCTCGTGGCCGGTGCCTGCTGCCCAGCCAGCTGCAAGCACAGCAGcgggagcagctgctgctgctgctgctgcgagcgCAGAGCCCGCTTTGCCCGCCCCTGCGAGTCTGCGACGCGCCGCGACTCGGCTCCCTGAATGA